Proteins encoded together in one Lathamus discolor isolate bLatDis1 chromosome 3, bLatDis1.hap1, whole genome shotgun sequence window:
- the CXCR4 gene encoding C-X-C chemokine receptor type 4 — protein MAQSMDNGLDSLDLSSGLIIEFSDNGTDEVGSGDYGDYGEPCFQHENADFNRIFLPTIYSIIFLTGIIGNGLVIVVMGYQKKQRSMTDKYRLHLSVADLLFVITLPFWSVDAAISWYFGNVLCKAVHVIYTVNLYSSVLILAFISLDRYLAIVHATNSQRPRKLLAEKVVYVGVWLPAVLLTVPDIIFASTSEVEGKYLCDRMYPHENWLISFRFQHILVGLVLPGLIILTCYCIIISKLSHSKGHQKRKALKTTVILILAFFACWLPYYIGISIDTFILLGVIRHRCSLETIVHKWISITEALAFFHCCLNPILYAFLGAKFKTSAQNALTSVSRGSSLKILSKSKRGGHSSVSTESESSSFHSS, from the exons ATGGCTCAGAGCATGGACAACGGCCTCGACAGCCTGGAT CTGTCCTCCGGGTTAATAATTGAGTTTTCTGATAATGGCACGGATGAGGTTGGTTCAGGTGACTATGGAGACTACGGAGAACCATGCTTTCAGCATGAAAATGCCGATTTCAACCGGATCTTCTTGCCAACAATCTATTCCATCATCTTCCTAACAGGAATAATCGGCAATGGATTGGTTATTGTTGTTATGGGCTAccagaagaaacagagaagcaTGACTGATAAATATAGGCTGCACCTCTCTGTGGCTGACCTCCTTTTCGTCATCACCTTGCCGTTCTGGTCTGTGGATGCAGCCATCAGCTGGTACTTTGGGAATGTTCTGTGTAAGGCGGTTCATGTCATTTACACAGTCAATCTCTATAGCAGTGTcttaattttggcttttatAAGTTTAGATCGTTACCTGGCAATAGTCCATGCTACCAACAGCCAACGACCACGAAAGCTGTTGGCTGAGAAGGTGGTGTATGTGGGTGTATGGCTACCAGCTGTGCTCTTGACAGTGCCTGATATAATTTTTGCCAGTACTAGTGAAGTAGAAGGAAAATACCTGTGTGATCGCATGTACCCTCATGAAAACTGGCTGatttctttcagatttcagCATATCTTGGTAGGACTTGTCTTGCCTGGTCTAATAATCCTGACTTGCTACTGTATTATAATATCTAAGCTGTCACATTCGAAAGGCCACCAGAAGCGCAAAGCCTTGAAGACAACTGTTATCCTCATCCTCGCCTTCTTTGCCTGCTGGCTGCCATATTATATTGGCATCAGCATTGACACATTCATCTTGCTAGGAGTCATCAGACACCGTTGCAGCTTGGAGACAATAGTGCATAAATGGATCTCCATTACCGAAGCTCTGGCATTCTTCCACTGTTGCCTGAATCCAATTCTGTACGCCTTCCTGGGTGCCAAGTTCAAAACATCAGCACAAAATGCCTTGACATCAGTGAGCAGAGGATCAAGCCTCAAGATCCTTTCAAAAAGCAAACGTGGGGGACATTCTTCTGTTTCTACAGAGTCCGAGTCTTCAAGCTTCCATTCCAGCTAA